In Candidatus Binatus sp., a genomic segment contains:
- the glgC gene encoding glucose-1-phosphate adenylyltransferase produces the protein MRTLALVMAGGQGTRLHPLTRDRAKPAVPFGGKYRIIDFVLSNFINSGIYAIYVLVQWRSQSLIEHLKDGWQFGGMLPDHFVIPVPAQMRMGETWYQGTADAIFQNLNLIDDTKPDLVAVFGADHIYRMDIQQMIEFHMDRKAAVTVATLPVAVDEADQFGIVQVDSGLRVSSFVEKPHNPPQMPGAPGRSLASMGNYLFNPQVLREALIEDSIKENSNHDFGRDLLPALINRVPVYAYNFMTNRIRGDSELNLSYWRDVGTLDSYFEANMDLRDARPHLNLYNPLWPLRTAYFDQPPAKFVFDENGRRGLALHSVISEGCIVSGGAIRNSVLGRSVFVHSYSLVEDSVIMDYAEIGRHVKIRRAIIDKNVYVPEGEEIGYDLERDRQRFFVTDSGLVVIPKGPKRERSVL, from the coding sequence ATGAGAACGCTGGCGCTAGTGATGGCAGGAGGGCAGGGCACCCGGCTCCATCCGCTGACCCGGGACCGCGCCAAACCTGCGGTCCCGTTCGGCGGGAAATACCGCATCATCGACTTCGTGCTCTCCAATTTCATCAATTCCGGCATCTATGCGATCTATGTGCTGGTCCAATGGCGCTCCCAATCGCTGATCGAGCATCTCAAGGACGGATGGCAATTCGGCGGGATGCTGCCGGATCACTTTGTCATCCCGGTTCCGGCCCAGATGCGGATGGGCGAGACGTGGTACCAGGGAACGGCAGATGCGATTTTTCAAAATCTCAATCTCATCGACGACACCAAGCCGGACCTGGTCGCGGTCTTTGGCGCGGACCACATCTACCGGATGGACATCCAGCAGATGATCGAGTTTCACATGGATCGCAAGGCGGCCGTCACGGTCGCGACTCTGCCGGTGGCCGTGGACGAGGCGGATCAGTTCGGGATCGTCCAGGTCGATTCGGGCCTGCGCGTTTCAAGCTTTGTGGAAAAGCCCCACAATCCGCCCCAGATGCCCGGTGCGCCGGGACGCTCGCTGGCCTCGATGGGCAACTACCTGTTCAATCCCCAGGTGCTGCGCGAGGCGCTGATCGAGGATTCGATCAAGGAAAACAGTAATCACGATTTCGGCCGCGACCTCCTCCCGGCGTTGATCAATCGAGTGCCGGTTTACGCGTACAATTTCATGACCAATCGCATCCGCGGCGACTCCGAGCTCAATCTCAGCTACTGGCGGGACGTGGGAACCCTCGACTCGTACTTCGAGGCCAACATGGACTTGCGCGACGCGCGCCCGCATCTGAACCTGTACAATCCGCTCTGGCCGCTGCGCACCGCGTACTTCGATCAGCCGCCGGCGAAATTCGTCTTCGACGAGAACGGGCGGCGCGGGCTGGCGCTGCATTCGGTGATCTCGGAGGGATGCATCGTCTCGGGCGGCGCCATTCGCAATTCGGTGCTCGGGCGCTCGGTATTCGTCCATTCGTACAGCCTGGTCGAGGACTCGGTCATCATGGACTACGCGGAAATCGGGCGGCACGTCAAAATTCGCCGCGCGATCATCGACAAGAACGTCTATGTTCCCGAGGGCGAAGAGATAGGATATGACCTCGAACGCGATCGGCAGCGATTCTTCGTCACCGATTCGGGCCTGGTCGTGATTCCCAAGGGCCCCAAACGCGAACGATCGGTATTGTAG
- a CDS encoding lysophospholipid acyltransferase family protein — protein MVSAPSSASPRLDRHESPDSVGEMLKRGAAPADSADGATKPDFPLAGGNLRSMRIPLGPKDRLIFWLLVGVLHALSLLPDFILYKLGEAGGLIAYRLDRRHTRTGIRNLEIAFPEKSDAERRRILRASYLHLGRTGAEYVRLGGFFYRRLARRVTYNRLDIWNNLTPRYPGKGALILTAHFGNFELLPAGHALHGFQITVVHHTQRFLAGDALVTFIRERVGVRTIRKHTAAREMLRSLKRGEIIGIPLDQNAKRSEAIWVPFFGEMAATPSGFDRLAMMAGAPVVPVFIVRQPDGRSHVIEIFEEIPQQRTGDRDADTRVNTARYQKAIEEMVRKHPEQWLWTHRRYRTRPVSGTPSLYD, from the coding sequence ATGGTCTCAGCGCCTTCATCAGCAAGTCCCAGGCTCGATCGCCACGAATCGCCCGATTCAGTGGGCGAGATGTTGAAGCGCGGCGCCGCTCCGGCCGACTCGGCTGACGGTGCGACGAAGCCGGATTTTCCGCTCGCTGGTGGAAATCTGCGCAGCATGCGCATCCCGCTGGGCCCCAAGGATCGGCTGATCTTCTGGCTGCTGGTTGGCGTGTTGCATGCGCTCAGCCTCCTTCCCGACTTCATTCTCTACAAATTGGGAGAGGCAGGCGGCCTGATCGCCTATCGTTTAGACCGCCGTCACACGCGAACCGGAATCCGCAATCTCGAGATCGCGTTTCCCGAAAAGAGCGACGCGGAGCGACGCCGCATCCTGCGCGCGTCGTACCTACACCTTGGCCGCACCGGCGCCGAGTACGTTCGCCTGGGCGGATTCTTCTACCGCCGCCTGGCGCGCCGCGTCACCTACAATCGGCTCGACATCTGGAACAATCTCACGCCGAGGTACCCCGGCAAGGGCGCGCTCATCCTGACTGCGCACTTTGGAAATTTCGAGCTGCTGCCCGCGGGACACGCGCTGCACGGCTTCCAGATCACCGTGGTTCATCACACGCAGCGCTTCCTGGCCGGCGACGCACTGGTGACGTTCATCCGCGAGCGGGTGGGAGTGCGGACCATTCGCAAGCACACCGCGGCGCGCGAGATGCTGCGCTCGCTCAAGCGCGGCGAGATCATCGGCATCCCGCTCGATCAGAACGCCAAGCGCTCCGAGGCCATCTGGGTGCCGTTTTTCGGCGAGATGGCCGCCACCCCCAGTGGCTTCGATCGCCTCGCAATGATGGCGGGCGCGCCCGTGGTGCCCGTGTTTATCGTGCGCCAGCCCGACGGCCGCAGTCACGTGATTGAAATTTTCGAGGAAATCCCGCAGCAGCGCACCGGCGACCGCGACGCCGACACTCGGGTGAACACCGCGCGCTATCAAAAGGCGATCGAAGAGATGGTCCGAAAGCATCCCGAGCAATGGCTGTGGACCCATCGCCGCTACCGCACCCGCCCGGTAAGCGGCACGCCGTCACTGTACGACTGA
- a CDS encoding CPBP family intramembrane glutamic endopeptidase, producing the protein MSFTARCALVLVAGVAGAIVLAPLAAAGLSAAGWRFPFPRIFDRTVMATLLLAMIWAARDLNLASLLSRGFRHPAAPSIVRAIRGLVVAICSIAILFALALAAGGSGNGDRAAAAALIPKYFLSAIAIAIIEEGFFRAFLLGGMKGDFGNRVALIASAAIYAVAHLVRSPARFYVTGYEPAAGLITLAHSIDQFSNPAIAIPMLVGLFLLGIVLGEAYILTGSVYFSIGLHSGFVLGAKLWPKIILGRATLPWWVAGGGAIPLIGGAAAWAIAVVILVMLRPISGAPRTAA; encoded by the coding sequence ATGTCATTCACGGCGCGATGCGCGCTGGTGCTGGTCGCGGGAGTCGCCGGCGCGATCGTTCTCGCACCGCTCGCGGCGGCAGGATTATCGGCTGCGGGATGGCGCTTCCCCTTTCCCCGAATTTTCGATCGGACCGTGATGGCGACGCTGTTGCTCGCGATGATTTGGGCTGCGCGCGACTTGAATCTCGCTTCGCTGCTGAGCCGCGGCTTCAGGCATCCCGCGGCGCCGAGCATTGTCCGCGCCATTCGCGGTCTCGTCGTGGCGATCTGCTCGATTGCGATTCTATTCGCGCTGGCGCTGGCGGCCGGCGGCAGCGGCAACGGCGATCGCGCAGCGGCCGCCGCGCTGATCCCGAAATATTTTCTCTCGGCGATCGCGATCGCGATCATCGAGGAAGGATTCTTCCGCGCGTTTCTACTCGGCGGCATGAAAGGCGACTTCGGCAACCGGGTCGCGCTGATTGCGAGCGCCGCCATCTACGCCGTCGCGCATCTCGTGCGATCTCCGGCGCGCTTCTATGTCACCGGCTACGAGCCCGCGGCCGGATTGATCACGCTCGCGCACAGCATCGACCAATTCAGCAATCCCGCGATCGCGATTCCCATGCTGGTAGGCCTATTCCTGCTCGGAATCGTTCTCGGCGAAGCGTATATCCTCACGGGCAGTGTGTATTTCTCGATCGGACTGCACAGCGGCTTCGTGCTGGGCGCGAAGCTGTGGCCGAAAATAATTCTCGGCCGTGCGACGCTGCCGTGGTGGGTCGCAGGCGGCGGAGCGATACCGCTAATCGGCGGCGCGGCCGCCTGGGCAATCGCGGTAGTTATACTGGTGATGCTCCGCCCGATCTCCGGCGCGCCACGAACCGCCGCCTGA
- a CDS encoding SDR family oxidoreductase, whose amino-acid sequence MTAAGKSPAGDQARVAIVTGAGRGIGRAVALELARAGYSLCLAARSRDELEETRSQTGLPPGRALIVLVDLAGEEAPDNLIAAALDCYGHIDVLVNNAGWAPSRTPLLKLRPADLDRMIAVNLRAPIALTRMAAAAMAARGAGAIVNIASSAAIKAPAGEAVYAATKAALIAFTRAAFGELRQSGLKLAVIVPGLVDTALIPNNKQLDRAAMLSTADVAQAVMQIVNSPAGACPVEVTLEPQMDPERPR is encoded by the coding sequence ATGACCGCCGCCGGAAAATCGCCGGCGGGCGACCAGGCCCGCGTCGCGATTGTTACCGGCGCCGGCCGCGGCATCGGACGCGCGGTTGCGCTCGAACTCGCGCGCGCCGGCTATTCGCTATGCCTCGCCGCCCGCTCGCGCGATGAGCTCGAGGAAACCCGCTCGCAGACCGGGCTGCCGCCGGGGCGCGCGTTGATTGTTCTGGTTGATCTGGCTGGCGAGGAAGCGCCCGACAATTTGATTGCCGCCGCGCTCGATTGCTACGGGCATATCGACGTGCTGGTCAACAACGCCGGATGGGCGCCGTCGCGAACGCCGCTGCTTAAGCTGCGTCCCGCCGATCTCGATCGCATGATCGCCGTTAATCTGCGCGCGCCGATCGCGCTTACCCGGATGGCCGCCGCGGCGATGGCCGCGCGGGGCGCCGGCGCAATCGTCAACATCGCATCCTCGGCCGCCATCAAGGCTCCCGCCGGCGAGGCCGTCTATGCGGCGACCAAGGCCGCGCTGATCGCGTTCACGCGCGCGGCGTTCGGCGAGTTGCGCCAAAGCGGGCTGAAGCTCGCGGTGATCGTTCCTGGCCTTGTCGATACGGCGCTGATCCCGAATAACAAGCAGCTGGACCGCGCGGCGATGCTTTCGACGGCCGACGTCGCCCAGGCCGTGATGCAGATCGTGAACTCTCCCGCGGGCGCATGTCCGGTCGAAGTGACGCTCGAACCGCAAATGGATCCGGAGCGTCCACGCTGA
- a CDS encoding phosphomannomutase/phosphoglucomutase, with translation MNSQVFREYDIRGVVANDFDDDFVVDLGRGYATLLHRAGKKTITLGRDCRLSSDRLRDRLVEGLLSGCINVVDVGVVPTPLLYFSVLSWKMDGGAMITGSHNAAEYNGFKLGVGSTTIYGAEIQRLREIIERHDFVTTGAKGSLSERPVIPDYNDFILSQFKLTPGLKVVVDGGNGCGGVVAAPLMKRLGLETIELYTEMDGRFPNHHPDPTVEDNMRDLIAAVKKNKAAIGIAYDGDADRVGAVDENGKIVWGDELMVAFSRAVLREHPGATIIGDVKCSKRMYDDIARHGGRPIMWKTGHSLIKSKLKEEHAALAGEMSGHMFFADRYFGFDDAIYASFRILEILSREGRGLGAILADLPASHVTPEIRVDCPDDRKFEVVRQAADFFRKHYEVIDIDGVRVNFADGWGLVRASNTQPALVTRFEAASEKRLAEIRALFDGKLRELGAI, from the coding sequence ATGAATTCGCAAGTCTTCCGCGAGTACGACATCCGCGGCGTCGTCGCAAACGATTTCGACGACGACTTCGTGGTCGATCTCGGGCGCGGCTACGCCACCTTGCTGCATCGCGCGGGGAAAAAAACGATCACGCTCGGCCGCGATTGCCGGCTGTCGTCGGATCGGTTGCGCGATCGTCTGGTCGAGGGTCTCCTTTCCGGCTGCATCAACGTGGTTGACGTCGGGGTGGTGCCGACCCCGCTGCTTTATTTTTCGGTGCTGAGCTGGAAGATGGACGGCGGTGCGATGATTACCGGCAGTCACAACGCGGCCGAGTACAACGGCTTCAAGCTGGGCGTGGGTTCGACGACGATTTATGGCGCGGAGATTCAGCGGCTGCGCGAAATAATCGAGCGGCACGATTTTGTGACGACCGGCGCCAAGGGCTCGCTCTCCGAGCGCCCGGTGATTCCCGACTACAACGATTTCATCCTCTCGCAGTTCAAGCTCACCCCGGGACTCAAGGTGGTCGTGGACGGGGGCAACGGATGCGGCGGCGTGGTCGCGGCTCCGCTGATGAAGCGGCTCGGACTTGAGACGATCGAACTCTACACCGAGATGGATGGGCGCTTTCCCAACCATCATCCCGACCCTACGGTCGAGGACAACATGCGCGATCTGATCGCGGCGGTGAAAAAAAACAAGGCTGCGATCGGTATCGCGTATGACGGCGACGCCGACCGCGTCGGTGCGGTCGACGAGAACGGAAAGATCGTATGGGGCGACGAGCTGATGGTCGCGTTCTCGCGGGCGGTTCTGCGCGAGCATCCCGGCGCGACGATTATCGGCGACGTGAAATGCTCGAAGCGGATGTACGACGATATCGCGCGCCACGGCGGCAGGCCGATCATGTGGAAGACGGGCCATTCGCTCATCAAGAGCAAGCTGAAAGAGGAGCACGCGGCGCTGGCGGGCGAGATGAGCGGGCACATGTTCTTCGCCGACCGTTACTTCGGCTTCGATGACGCGATCTACGCCTCGTTTCGCATTCTTGAAATCCTCAGCCGCGAGGGGCGCGGCCTCGGCGCGATTCTCGCCGATCTTCCCGCCAGCCATGTCACGCCGGAGATTCGCGTTGACTGTCCCGACGATCGCAAATTCGAAGTGGTGCGGCAGGCGGCCGATTTTTTCCGCAAGCACTATGAAGTCATCGACATCGACGGCGTGCGCGTGAATTTTGCCGACGGATGGGGCCTGGTGCGCGCGTCGAATACCCAGCCCGCGCTGGTGACGCGCTTCGAAGCCGCCAGCGAAAAGCGATTGGCCGAAATTCGCGCGCTGTTCGACGGCAAACTCCGCGAACTCGGCGCTATCTGA
- a CDS encoding mannose-1-phosphate guanylyltransferase: MARTSTPPRASVLIIAGGRGTRFWPASREARPKPLFSIDGKTSLLADTIARHAPLIPRERIFVLAAAAHQAPFRRAIRGLIPPDNLIVEPDARGTAVAIAYGAAIIKRRLGEGIIAAVAADHYITTAAQYRRTLADAIGLAAANESIVAVGITPTRPETGYGYQKIGPKVGAGFKIEKFVEKPALAIARRMVRSGRYLWNASIFVASTRTLAREFAEHCPALGKAAQRLALTPRTKLARAYRRLRFDSFDRVIMEKSSNVLGVRARFSWHDVGSWDGLWDAIGETGGNVLRGNAIALDSERVLAYPDSRLMVLFGVRDLIVVDTGDAILVAHREMSPHVRRVTEELERRGLQRYL; encoded by the coding sequence ATGGCTCGAACTTCCACGCCGCCGCGCGCCTCCGTGCTGATTATCGCGGGCGGGCGCGGCACGCGCTTTTGGCCTGCGAGCCGCGAGGCAAGGCCCAAGCCGCTTTTTTCGATCGACGGCAAGACCAGCCTGCTCGCCGATACGATCGCGCGTCATGCGCCGCTCATCCCCCGCGAGCGAATCTTCGTGCTGGCCGCCGCGGCGCATCAGGCGCCGTTTCGGCGCGCGATCCGCGGCTTGATTCCGCCGGATAACTTGATCGTTGAACCCGACGCGCGCGGCACCGCAGTGGCAATCGCTTACGGCGCCGCGATTATCAAGCGCCGGCTGGGCGAGGGAATCATCGCCGCGGTCGCAGCAGATCACTACATCACGACAGCCGCGCAATATCGCCGCACGCTCGCCGATGCGATCGGTCTCGCCGCGGCGAACGAATCGATCGTCGCTGTAGGGATTACTCCGACCCGCCCCGAAACCGGCTACGGCTATCAGAAGATCGGTCCAAAGGTCGGCGCCGGATTCAAGATCGAAAAGTTCGTCGAGAAACCCGCGCTCGCAATTGCTCGCCGGATGGTGCGGAGCGGGCGTTACTTGTGGAATGCCTCGATCTTCGTGGCGTCGACGCGGACGCTGGCGCGCGAATTCGCCGAGCATTGCCCGGCGCTCGGCAAGGCGGCGCAACGCCTCGCGCTGACGCCGCGGACGAAACTCGCGCGCGCCTACCGGAGACTGCGGTTCGATTCGTTCGACCGCGTGATAATGGAGAAAAGCTCCAACGTGCTCGGCGTGCGCGCGCGATTTTCATGGCATGACGTGGGATCGTGGGACGGGCTGTGGGATGCAATCGGCGAGACGGGCGGCAACGTGCTGCGTGGCAATGCGATCGCGCTCGATTCCGAGCGCGTGCTGGCGTATCCGGATTCGCGCCTGATGGTGTTGTTTGGCGTGCGCGATCTGATCGTCGTCGATACGGGGGATGCGATCCTGGTTGCGCACCGCGAGATGTCGCCGCATGTGCGCCGCGTCACCGAGGAACTCGAGCGCCGCGGCCTGCAGCGCTACTTGTAG